In Enterobacter cloacae, the following are encoded in one genomic region:
- the katG gene encoding catalase-peroxidase encodes MSTSDDTNKAASIGKCPFHQGGHDQSAGAGTSSRDWWPKQLRVDLLNQHSNRSNPLGEDFDYRKAFSKLDYAALKGDLKALLTDSQPWWPADWGSYAGLFIRMAWHGAGTYRSVDGRGGAGRGQQRFAPLNSWPDNVSLDKARRLLWPIKQKYGQKISWADLFILAGNVALENSGFRTFGFGAGREDVWEPDMDVNWGDEKAWLTHRDPEALAKRPLAATEMGLIYVNPEGPNASGEPLSAAAAIRATFGNMGMDDEETVALIAGGHTLGKTHGAGEATHVGADPEAAPIEAQGLGWASTLGTGAGADAITSGLEVIWSQTPTQWSNYFFENLFKYEWVQTRSPAGAIQFEAVNAPDIMPDPFDPSKKRKPTMLVTDLTLRFDPEFEKISRRFLNDPQAFNEAFARAWFKLTHRDMGPKARYIGPEVPKEDLIWQDPLPQPVFAPSKEDIERLKAEIAASGLSVSELVSVAWASASTFRGGDKRGGANGARLALAPQRDWDVNAAAVRALPALEAIQRTTNKASLADIIVLAGGVGIEKAAKAAGVYITVPFTPGRVDARQDQTDIEMFNLLAPIADGFRNYRAQVDTSTTESLLIDKAQQLTLTAPELTVLVGGLRVLGANFDGSKNGVFTDREGVLSNDFFVNLLDMNTQWKATDASNELFTGSDRASGDEKYTATRADLVFGSNAVLRALAEVYASSDASEKFVRDFIAAWAKVMDLDRFDLQ; translated from the coding sequence ATGAGCACGTCAGACGATACCAATAAAGCGGCATCTATCGGCAAATGCCCGTTCCATCAGGGCGGCCATGACCAGAGCGCGGGGGCAGGAACCTCAAGCCGCGACTGGTGGCCAAAACAACTCCGCGTAGATCTTCTTAACCAACACTCCAACCGTTCGAACCCACTGGGTGAAGACTTCGATTACCGCAAAGCCTTCAGCAAACTTGATTACGCTGCCCTGAAGGGCGATCTCAAAGCACTCTTAACCGATTCTCAACCGTGGTGGCCTGCCGACTGGGGCAGCTATGCTGGCCTGTTTATTCGTATGGCCTGGCACGGTGCAGGTACCTATCGCTCCGTTGACGGACGTGGTGGTGCCGGACGCGGTCAACAGCGCTTTGCGCCGCTGAACTCCTGGCCTGATAACGTAAGCCTGGATAAAGCCCGCCGTCTGCTGTGGCCTATCAAGCAAAAATACGGACAAAAAATCTCCTGGGCTGACCTGTTTATCCTCGCGGGTAACGTAGCGCTGGAGAACTCTGGCTTCCGCACCTTTGGTTTTGGTGCCGGGCGTGAAGACGTCTGGGAACCGGATATGGACGTAAACTGGGGTGACGAAAAAGCCTGGCTGACCCACCGTGACCCGGAAGCGCTGGCGAAGCGTCCTCTGGCCGCCACCGAAATGGGGCTGATTTACGTTAACCCGGAAGGGCCTAATGCCAGCGGTGAACCGCTGTCAGCGGCGGCGGCTATTCGCGCCACCTTCGGCAACATGGGCATGGACGACGAAGAAACCGTTGCGCTGATTGCGGGCGGCCATACGCTCGGTAAAACCCACGGTGCAGGTGAGGCGACCCATGTCGGTGCCGATCCGGAAGCCGCGCCGATTGAAGCGCAGGGCCTGGGCTGGGCCAGCACACTCGGTACCGGCGCTGGCGCAGATGCCATCACTTCCGGGCTGGAGGTGATCTGGTCGCAAACCCCGACCCAGTGGAGCAACTATTTCTTCGAGAACCTGTTCAAATACGAGTGGGTGCAGACCCGCAGCCCGGCAGGTGCTATTCAGTTTGAAGCCGTGAATGCGCCAGACATTATGCCTGACCCGTTCGACCCGTCGAAAAAACGCAAACCCACCATGCTGGTGACCGACCTGACGCTGCGTTTCGACCCGGAATTCGAGAAAATCTCCCGTCGCTTCCTGAACGATCCGCAGGCCTTCAACGAAGCTTTTGCTCGCGCATGGTTCAAGCTGACCCACCGCGATATGGGGCCAAAAGCGCGTTACATTGGCCCGGAAGTGCCGAAAGAAGATCTGATTTGGCAGGATCCGCTGCCGCAGCCAGTGTTCGCCCCATCGAAAGAAGATATTGAGCGCCTGAAAGCGGAAATCGCGGCCTCTGGTCTCTCCGTCAGCGAACTGGTTTCTGTTGCGTGGGCATCTGCATCGACCTTCCGTGGTGGCGATAAGCGTGGCGGTGCTAACGGTGCGCGTCTGGCGCTGGCTCCACAGCGCGACTGGGACGTTAACGCTGCCGCCGTTCGCGCATTACCGGCTCTGGAGGCTATCCAGCGTACCACCAACAAAGCATCACTGGCCGATATCATCGTGCTGGCTGGTGGGGTTGGTATCGAGAAAGCAGCGAAAGCCGCAGGTGTTTATATCACCGTACCGTTTACGCCAGGCCGCGTGGATGCGCGTCAGGATCAAACGGATATCGAGATGTTCAACCTGCTTGCGCCGATTGCCGATGGTTTCCGTAACTACCGTGCGCAGGTCGATACGTCGACGACTGAGTCCCTGCTGATTGATAAAGCCCAGCAGCTGACGCTGACCGCGCCAGAGCTGACGGTGCTGGTGGGTGGTCTGCGCGTGTTGGGGGCAAACTTTGATGGCAGCAAGAATGGGGTGTTCACCGACCGTGAGGGCGTGCTGAGCAACGATTTCTTCGTGAACCTGCTGGACATGAACACCCAGTGGAAAGCGACCGATGCAT